A window of the Deinococcus malanensis genome harbors these coding sequences:
- the uvrA gene encoding excinuclease ABC subunit UvrA — translation MTPGRTYGDPQEVGFVRVRGAREHNLKDISVDIPRDALVVFTGVSGSGKSSLAFGTLYAEAQRRYLESVSPYARRLFHQLGAPDVDAIEGLPPAVALQQQRGAPTARSSVGSVTTLSNLLRMLYSRAGDYPPGQPIVYAEGFSPNTPEGACPNCHGLGRVYEVTEASMVPDPSLTIRERAIAAWPTAWGGQNQRDILVTLGYDVDRPWRELPQEQRDWILFTDEQPVVQVYPGLTPEETKRALKRKLEPSYMGTFSSARRHVLHTFATSESAAMRKRVQGFMLSTECPVCHGKRLRPEALTVTFAGMDITEFSRLPLKAVSQLLQSHAQGVSTSADRLHPEQAIARQRLAQDLEARLEVLLDLGLGYLSLERATPTLSPGELQRLRLATQLYSHLFGVVYVLDEPSAGLHPADTEALLSALDGLKRAGNSLFVVEHDLDVVRRADWLVDVGPAAGEHGGQILYSGPPAGLRDVDASQTARYLFRDERAGACTPRVPSGWLELRGVTRNNLQALDVRFPLGVLTSVTGVSGSGKSTLVSQVLVETLAARLGHELPAETEDDEHAESRPERLGSPAHLAGDLDRVSRLVRVDQKPIGRTPRSNMATYTGLFDHVRRLFASAPLAKKRRYNAGRFSFNVKGGRCEHCQGEGWVMVELLFLPSVYAPCPVCHGARYNPQTLEVEYAGQNIAGVLGMTVDAAREFFAGEPPVRRALDTLAEVGLGYLRLGQPATELSGGEAQRVKLATELQRTGRGRTVYVLDEPTTGLHPADVERLLRQLGRLVDSGHTVITVEHDLQVVVGSDWVIDLGPGAGDEGGQIVTVGPPTQVARSEVSRTAPYLRRVLGPETT, via the coding sequence ATGACCCCTGGCCGGACCTACGGTGACCCACAGGAAGTTGGCTTCGTGCGTGTCCGTGGCGCGCGCGAGCACAACCTCAAGGACATCTCGGTGGACATCCCACGCGACGCCCTGGTGGTTTTTACCGGCGTTTCGGGTTCCGGCAAGTCGTCACTGGCGTTCGGTACGCTGTACGCCGAGGCGCAGCGGCGGTACCTCGAATCGGTCTCTCCGTACGCGCGGCGGCTGTTCCATCAGCTCGGCGCTCCGGACGTGGACGCCATCGAGGGCCTGCCACCGGCCGTGGCCCTGCAGCAGCAGCGCGGCGCGCCGACTGCTCGTTCCTCAGTGGGAAGCGTCACCACCCTTTCCAACCTGCTGCGCATGCTGTACTCGCGGGCCGGTGACTACCCCCCCGGGCAGCCGATCGTGTACGCCGAGGGCTTCTCGCCCAACACCCCGGAAGGGGCATGTCCGAATTGCCACGGCCTGGGCCGGGTGTACGAGGTGACGGAAGCCTCCATGGTGCCGGACCCGTCGCTGACCATCCGCGAGCGGGCCATTGCGGCCTGGCCCACCGCCTGGGGCGGCCAGAACCAGCGCGACATCCTGGTGACGCTGGGGTACGACGTGGACCGCCCCTGGCGCGAGCTGCCGCAGGAGCAGCGCGACTGGATTCTGTTCACCGACGAGCAGCCGGTGGTGCAGGTCTACCCCGGGCTGACCCCGGAGGAAACGAAACGGGCCCTGAAGCGCAAGCTGGAGCCCAGTTACATGGGCACCTTCTCCAGTGCCCGGCGGCACGTCCTGCACACCTTCGCCACCTCCGAAAGTGCGGCCATGAGAAAGCGGGTCCAGGGGTTCATGCTGAGCACCGAATGCCCGGTCTGTCACGGGAAGCGTCTGCGCCCCGAGGCCCTGACGGTGACCTTCGCTGGAATGGACATTACCGAGTTCTCCCGGCTGCCGCTCAAGGCTGTATCGCAGCTGCTTCAGAGCCATGCACAGGGCGTTTCCACCTCTGCCGACCGATTACACCCTGAGCAGGCCATTGCCCGGCAGCGTCTGGCCCAGGATCTGGAAGCGCGCCTGGAGGTGCTGCTGGACCTGGGGCTGGGCTACCTGTCGCTGGAGCGCGCCACGCCCACCCTGTCGCCGGGCGAGCTGCAGCGCCTGCGGCTGGCCACCCAGCTCTACTCGCACCTGTTCGGTGTGGTGTATGTGCTCGACGAGCCCTCGGCCGGGTTGCATCCGGCCGACACCGAGGCCTTGCTCTCGGCGCTCGACGGCCTCAAGCGGGCCGGCAACTCGCTGTTCGTCGTGGAGCATGACCTGGACGTGGTGCGCCGCGCCGACTGGCTGGTGGACGTCGGGCCGGCGGCCGGAGAGCACGGCGGGCAGATTCTCTACAGTGGTCCGCCAGCAGGACTCCGTGATGTGGATGCCTCCCAGACCGCACGCTACCTGTTCCGCGACGAACGGGCTGGGGCCTGCACACCCCGCGTGCCTTCCGGGTGGCTGGAACTCCGGGGCGTGACCCGCAACAACCTGCAGGCGCTGGACGTGCGCTTCCCGCTGGGTGTGCTGACCAGCGTGACCGGCGTGTCGGGCTCCGGCAAATCCACCCTGGTCAGTCAGGTGCTGGTCGAGACCCTGGCCGCCCGGCTGGGGCATGAACTTCCGGCCGAAACCGAGGACGACGAGCACGCCGAGTCTCGACCAGAACGCCTGGGCAGTCCTGCGCACCTGGCCGGCGACCTCGACCGGGTGAGCCGGCTGGTGCGGGTGGACCAGAAGCCGATCGGCCGTACGCCCCGCAGCAACATGGCCACGTACACTGGCCTGTTCGACCATGTCCGGCGCCTGTTTGCGTCCGCCCCACTGGCGAAAAAACGCCGCTACAATGCCGGGCGCTTTTCCTTCAACGTCAAGGGTGGCCGCTGTGAACACTGCCAGGGAGAAGGCTGGGTCATGGTGGAACTGCTGTTCCTGCCCAGCGTGTATGCGCCCTGCCCGGTGTGCCATGGCGCCCGCTACAACCCCCAGACCCTGGAGGTCGAATATGCAGGGCAGAACATTGCTGGTGTCCTGGGCATGACCGTGGACGCGGCCCGTGAGTTTTTTGCCGGGGAGCCGCCGGTCCGGCGTGCCCTGGACACTCTGGCCGAGGTGGGCCTGGGTTATCTGCGCCTGGGACAACCGGCCACGGAACTCTCGGGTGGTGAGGCCCAGCGGGTCAAGCTGGCCACTGAACTGCAGCGCACGGGCCGGGGCCGCACGGTCTATGTGCTCGATGAACCGACGACAGGACTGCACCCGGCCGACGTCGAGCGGCTGCTGCGGCAGCTGGGGCGGCTGGTAGACTCCGGCCATACGGTGATC
- a CDS encoding acyl-CoA dehydrogenase has product MAPFLSKRDLSFQLFEVLDSAALPQRPRFAEHSREIYEDILNLAYTVAERHFAPHAREADLNEPHVVDGKVRLVPGVAQALAAFRDAGFFSAHHDEELGGLQLPRVVMQAVQAHFKAANIGTSGYAFLTIGNANLQRVFASPEQQQRYMLPLLEGRWFGTMALSEPHAGSGLADITTTAAPRGDGTYSITGTKMWISGGEHELSENIIHLVLARIQGAPAGVRGISLFLVPRYRIQEDGTPGETNHVVLAGLNHKMGYRGTTNTLLNFGEGGETIGELVGEPGRGLAQMFYMMNEARIGVGMGAVMLGYAGYMASLEYARERFQGRPASQKDPQSPTVPIIAHADVRRLLLRQKAIVEGGLALGLYASSLVDDLQTGPEDAREDTHLLLDLLTPLVKSWPSRYSQDALSDAIQVMGGAGYTRDFPVEMYYRDNRLNPIHEGTEGIQGNDLLGRKVTQAGGRGLQVLLSRMQADLRASEALEGLGEIRTALSTAVSQCTQALQALLSQSGRIGPDLYLANANSALEMLGHTVVGWMWLRQAAAAARALPTARGDDADFYRGKLHAARFFATHELPRVRAHADLLASVDRTTTEMQEAWF; this is encoded by the coding sequence ATGGCCCCCTTCCTGAGCAAACGAGACCTGAGTTTTCAGCTGTTCGAGGTGCTGGACAGCGCCGCCCTGCCCCAGCGTCCCCGCTTCGCGGAGCACAGCCGCGAGATCTACGAGGACATTCTGAACCTCGCCTACACGGTCGCAGAACGCCACTTTGCCCCGCATGCCCGCGAGGCCGACCTGAACGAGCCGCACGTGGTGGACGGCAAGGTCAGGCTCGTCCCCGGCGTGGCCCAGGCTCTGGCGGCCTTCCGGGACGCCGGGTTCTTCAGCGCCCACCACGACGAGGAACTGGGCGGCCTGCAACTGCCCCGCGTGGTCATGCAGGCCGTGCAGGCCCACTTCAAGGCGGCCAACATCGGAACCAGCGGCTACGCGTTCCTGACCATCGGCAACGCCAATCTGCAGCGGGTGTTCGCCTCGCCCGAGCAGCAGCAGCGCTACATGCTGCCGCTGCTCGAGGGCCGCTGGTTCGGCACCATGGCCCTGTCCGAGCCGCACGCCGGGTCCGGTCTGGCCGATATCACCACCACTGCCGCGCCCCGGGGCGACGGAACATACAGCATCACCGGCACCAAGATGTGGATCTCTGGCGGCGAGCACGAACTCAGTGAGAACATCATCCATCTCGTGCTGGCGCGTATTCAGGGGGCGCCCGCAGGTGTCAGGGGCATCAGCCTGTTTCTGGTGCCCCGCTACCGCATTCAGGAGGACGGCACTCCCGGCGAGACCAACCACGTGGTGCTGGCGGGCCTGAACCACAAAATGGGTTACCGCGGCACGACCAACACCCTGCTCAACTTCGGCGAGGGCGGCGAGACCATCGGCGAACTCGTCGGCGAGCCGGGCCGGGGCCTGGCGCAGATGTTCTACATGATGAACGAAGCGCGCATCGGAGTTGGGATGGGCGCCGTCATGCTCGGCTACGCCGGTTATATGGCCAGCCTGGAGTACGCCCGCGAGCGCTTTCAGGGCCGGCCGGCCAGCCAGAAGGACCCCCAGAGCCCGACCGTTCCGATCATCGCCCACGCGGACGTCCGCCGGCTGCTGCTGCGGCAGAAGGCCATCGTGGAAGGTGGGCTGGCCCTGGGCCTCTACGCCTCCAGCCTTGTGGACGACCTGCAGACCGGCCCGGAAGACGCGCGGGAGGACACCCACCTGCTGCTGGACCTGCTGACCCCGCTGGTGAAGTCCTGGCCCAGCAGATACAGCCAGGACGCGCTCAGCGACGCTATTCAGGTGATGGGCGGCGCGGGCTACACGCGCGACTTCCCGGTCGAGATGTACTACCGCGACAACCGCCTCAATCCCATCCACGAGGGCACTGAGGGCATTCAGGGCAACGACCTGCTGGGCCGCAAGGTCACCCAGGCCGGTGGGCGCGGCCTGCAGGTGCTGCTCTCACGCATGCAGGCGGATCTGCGTGCCTCAGAGGCCCTCGAAGGCCTGGGCGAGATCCGCACGGCGCTCTCTACGGCGGTCAGTCAGTGCACTCAGGCTCTGCAGGCGCTGCTGTCGCAGTCCGGGCGTATTGGTCCGGACCTGTATCTGGCCAACGCCAACAGTGCGCTGGAGATGCTGGGCCATACCGTGGTCGGCTGGATGTGGCTTCGTCAGGCGGCTGCGGCGGCCCGGGCCCTGCCCACTGCCCGTGGCGACGACGCCGACTTCTACCGGGGCAAACTGCACGCCGCCCGCTTCTTCGCCACCCATGAGCTGCCCCGCGTGCGCGCCCACGCCGACCTGCTGGCCAGCGTGGACCGCACGACCACCGAGATGCAGGAGGCCTGGTTCTGA
- a CDS encoding alpha/beta fold hydrolase: protein MPAFAPAQTVKVQGRTIAYSEETPADPQGTVLFLPGLGGTRLTWRSQLPVFGRRYRALSLDHRDTGGSDPAPDDYTTADQADDAAALLRALDAAPAHVVGLSMGGFVALNLAVRHPELLRSLTLVATSAGGQTHVKPNPAGREALRPDFSLSAGERALHSTRLITAPGWMDANPRLHAGIAAGADEHPFAPEVYARQFRSTSTHDVTGDLSRLDLPTLVIHGDADPLVRYENGEHLARSIPGAQFITYAGTGHLPPLEQYEQFNRDVLTFVDAH, encoded by the coding sequence ATGCCGGCTTTCGCTCCTGCACAAACGGTGAAGGTCCAGGGCCGAACCATTGCCTACAGCGAGGAGACGCCGGCCGATCCGCAGGGCACGGTCCTGTTTCTGCCTGGGCTGGGCGGTACCCGGCTGACCTGGCGCTCACAGCTTCCGGTCTTCGGGAGGCGGTACCGGGCCCTGAGTCTGGACCACCGCGACACTGGAGGCAGCGACCCGGCCCCGGACGACTACACCACGGCAGACCAGGCAGACGACGCAGCTGCACTGCTCCGTGCCCTGGACGCGGCCCCCGCGCACGTGGTGGGCCTGAGCATGGGCGGTTTCGTGGCCCTGAACCTCGCGGTGAGGCACCCGGAACTGCTGCGCAGCCTGACCCTGGTGGCCACCTCCGCCGGCGGCCAGACCCATGTCAAACCCAATCCTGCGGGCCGTGAGGCGTTGCGGCCGGACTTCTCCCTGAGCGCCGGGGAGCGGGCCTTGCACTCCACACGCCTGATTACCGCGCCGGGATGGATGGACGCCAACCCCCGGCTGCATGCAGGAATTGCGGCCGGTGCCGACGAACATCCCTTCGCGCCGGAGGTATATGCCCGGCAGTTCCGCTCCACCAGCACGCATGACGTGACCGGCGACCTAAGCCGGCTGGACCTTCCCACGCTGGTGATCCACGGTGACGCCGACCCACTCGTCCGTTACGAGAACGGCGAGCACCTGGCACGCAGCATTCCCGGCGCGCAGTTCATCACCTATGCCGGAACCGGGCACCTACCACCCCTGGAGCAATACGAGCAGTTCAACCGAGACGTGCTGACCTTTGTAGACGCGCATTAA
- a CDS encoding NADPH:quinone oxidoreductase family protein has protein sequence MRAVICQNFDQPETLTVQTLPDPQPGPGEVVIAVEAAGVNYPDALMVMGQYQVRPPLPFTPGAEAAGRISAVGEGVTGLQVGQRVAAFTGTGAFASHLKADARAVLPLPDALPLDVAATLPLAYGTSLHALIQRGALQAGETLLVLGAAGGVGLAAVMIGKALGARVIAGVSSPEKGEVARQHGADEVIEYGTEDLRERLKTLTGGHGPDVIFDPVGDRYAEAAFRSIAWGGRYLVIGFAGGEIPRLSLNLPLLKGASIVGVFWGEFARRDPQTNARNLARLSAWIAQGEVHPLVSERYELERTGEALRALLDRRVTGKVVLTP, from the coding sequence ATGCGCGCCGTGATCTGCCAGAACTTCGACCAGCCCGAGACCCTGACTGTCCAGACCCTTCCCGATCCCCAGCCCGGACCCGGCGAGGTGGTGATCGCTGTGGAGGCGGCTGGCGTGAACTACCCAGACGCCCTGATGGTGATGGGCCAGTATCAGGTTCGCCCTCCCCTGCCCTTCACGCCGGGAGCCGAGGCCGCAGGGCGCATCAGTGCCGTGGGAGAGGGCGTCACCGGACTGCAGGTTGGTCAGCGGGTCGCGGCTTTTACGGGTACCGGCGCTTTTGCCAGTCACCTCAAGGCGGATGCCCGCGCTGTGCTGCCACTGCCAGACGCACTGCCACTGGACGTGGCCGCCACGCTGCCGCTGGCCTACGGCACCAGCCTGCATGCTCTGATCCAGCGCGGCGCCCTGCAGGCCGGCGAGACCCTGCTGGTGCTGGGGGCTGCGGGGGGCGTGGGTCTGGCCGCCGTCATGATCGGCAAAGCGCTGGGCGCGCGGGTGATCGCTGGCGTGTCCAGCCCTGAAAAAGGCGAGGTCGCACGGCAGCATGGCGCCGACGAGGTCATCGAGTACGGCACCGAGGACCTGCGCGAACGCCTCAAGACGCTGACCGGCGGCCATGGTCCGGACGTGATCTTCGACCCGGTGGGGGACCGCTATGCCGAAGCCGCCTTCCGGTCCATCGCCTGGGGTGGCCGCTACCTGGTGATCGGCTTCGCTGGTGGGGAGATTCCGCGCCTTTCGCTGAACCTGCCGCTGCTGAAAGGTGCGAGCATCGTAGGCGTGTTCTGGGGAGAATTCGCGCGGCGTGATCCTCAAACCAACGCCCGAAATCTTGCCCGTCTTTCGGCCTGGATCGCCCAGGGCGAGGTTCACCCGCTCGTCAGTGAGCGCTATGAGCTGGAGCGCACCGGCGAAGCGCTGCGTGCACTGCTGGACCGCCGCGTGACCGGGAAGGTCGTGCTCACGCCGTGA